ACTTAAGCTCACTTAATATTTGTACAAATTATTAGATTCTGTGTTTAGCAAAACTGCCCCCTTAATTGAGAAATTGACACAAACATCACCTTAAATTCACAATATGCAGTTGTTGGTGATGGAAATTACATATTTTAATGTGGACCTCCATTTCCAAATTACTCTGTAACAGCTTGGGTATTACGTGGATATATCCCCTTCAGCTAATTCAGCTTCCAAAAAAACAATCATATGTACGAATACCCGTGACTAACTGAACagaacatggagagagaggaggcagactAACAGTTTGTTTTCAAATCTCTTGATAGTGTTGCAAACGAATACACAATCTCGTAAATTGCCGCTTTAAAAAGATGATTCATTGTAATTCCTGTGTATCTAGTGTTTTTTCAATATAATTTTCCCTGGATAGTTAATTATGTACGTTTTTAGCAAATCTCTTTATTTTGAGGGTAAATTACTAccaaatataaaacacaattATTTTGACAGCCATTAATAACAAAATAAAGGACCAGAAACGATGGGATGACAAACCATGAAGTGGACCCAATTAAGCCATTTCAGCATTATCTTGGAGCAAGCCACCAAATCTCTCTGTGCATGGCTGTTGCTGTGCAGTGGAGCTGCGATGTGCTAAATTGCCCAGATAATTACAAGAGAGCGGCTGAGTGAAACACAGGGGTTAACAAGCAAAGCATAATCGCACAGTGCAAATATTCACTCTCATAATTACACAGAACATATCTGATCTGGGCTAGGTAACTAATTGACCCATGTCAATTTCCCAAGGGCTAATACCTTGCTATTAACACAGTAATTTATTTGGATATTTAAATTGCATTATGCCAAGGCTTAGTGAGGGatttcaagaaaacaaagacaaaaatctgtgaggctTACAGCATCTCTTTGCTCCAGTCTGGGAACAAACGGTGCAAAGTACAACTACATTTACAAAGTAAATACAGTTGAGCTTACGAATATAATCTTGATATAACTTAATTCTTTACAATCTAAACTTTTTTTCAGAACAGATTCTCAGATTTGACATGCACCTTACATGTAAGTAATAGGAAAGAAAAGGATTTATCACATCCACGAAGGCATGATCTAATAGTGCATCATAATATCACAACAAAATATAAAGTGTATAAAACAAATGACTTGCATTCACACGGACAGGTAGtacattttataaatatacaaatacaagaaaatgaaaacagataGTTCCAGCCTTACAGTGGGTTTAATTGCAGCAAtcaaaatgaaaactgaaactTGTGTCTCTGCAGCCAAAAGGGCAAAAAAGTCAAACTGTTTGGGATATCCTGCTTCACATTATGCCGTAAGACATATCTTCACACCGCTATCTAGCTTAGGGTCTGTCCATTTAATAAATGATGATCAGaccaaggggaaaaaaaacacatctgttgCAAAGCCAACAGATGTGGGCACTTTAACGCTCACTCTCCATCTTTGTCCAAGTCCGAGTCTGAGTCCTGCTCAGGCATGGCAGAGCTGTACCACTCCGCACtctcctgctgcaccagcaCCAGAGCCTGGGAGGCCCCTTCGCGTCCACCGTCCGACTCCATTGCCTCCAGCTCGTGCCCCTGGTGCTTGCGTTTGGTGTGCCGCCGCAGCGTGTTGCGCTCCGCAAAGCGCATGTGACAGAGCGAGCACTGGAAGGGCTTCTCACCCGTGTGCACCCTCTGGTGCCGGAGCAGCTCTCCGGCCTCCCGGAAACGCTTGTTACAAATGGAGCACATGAAGTTCCTCTGGCCTGTGTGGATGTGCTTGTGCCTTTCCAGGTGGCTGGAGCGCTTGAAGGCTTTGTCGCACAGCGAGCACACGTGGGGCTTGTTCTGGGAGTGGGTGATTGAGTGTCGCTCCAGGTCGGACAGGTAGTAGAAGACCCGCGGACAGTATCGGCAGTAGAGGATGCGACGGGGACAGGTGGAGGGAGACGACGGGGAGAGATCGTTAGGTTGGTTGGTGGGGAAGATGGGGTTGCcagaaggggaaagggggggtGTTGGAGACGACGAGGAGACTTGTTCATCCTGTGAGGATGCAGAATCTGATGCATTTTCAGATATGGGCACAGATTCTTCCTCTGGTTTTGGTAACAGTTTGGCTTTGGGACTCTGGGGTTcagaaaggtcagaggtcaccacaggagaagaaggccctgggttttTAGGGGATGAGCAGGAAGTAGGTGGCAGCTCAGGGCTTTGTACTCTTCTGCTTTCAGGTGAGGGAGTTGGTCTGAGCAGGGCTTCTCGGAAAGACTTGGGTGTCCAGCTGTCTGACTTGTCAGCATTGACATGTCTGGTGTGACTTGTTGAACTAACATTACTTGCACCAGCAGGTGAAACAGTAGCAGGTATAGAGGAAGGACTAGCTAGCTTATTTGATCCTGAAAGGTTGACAACAGGGAGATTTGAGGCCATCACAGATGATCCTAATGGAAGTGCAACAGAAGACATGGATGAGATTTGTGAAAGCTGGCCTGAGGAAGCATTGAGGACAGGAAACTGGGTAACAGACGTTTGAGTAGAGGACACAGGCAATGAAGACAGAACAAGAAACATGGGCGTTGACTGGGCGTTTTGGGCAAGAGtcagagggagtgaaagagccATTAACCTTGGATTTGCCTcacctgaggaagaggaagctgcCTGTagctgagaggaggggagaagcaAAATGGGTGTATTTGATGTGCTGTTTGCCATGACCTGAATGGGCTGAGAAGGTAAACTAGACAATGCAGGTAAGACAGACAGTTGAGATAAGTTAGATAGGACAGGACTGGATTTTACTGCTGTGTGTTGAATACCAGCTGAGGTTTCATGTGCCGGTATCGTAGAAGACAAGTTACCTAAGAACACTGAACTgtgtgacacattttttttggaaagaacTACTTCTGTCACTGTTGACGAGGAGCAGGGCTGGTCTTTATCAACTATTAACGTGGAGTCTGACAGTTCTGTATGCTCCTCAGTGTCCATCTGAGGAACTTTAGTCCcatctggtgtgagtgtgtatggcaCCCCTTGAATATCGATAAGGAGCACATCCTCAGCAATGGCGCCATCCAGTGGAGCTGAGAGGGAGGTATGATCAGAGACTTGTATATTCACCCACTGCATTTCCCCAAGCTCACAGGAAGAGTCATCATCTTCCTCTACCTCTGGCTCTGTCCTTATATCTGCAATCTCATCTACCTCCATTAGTAATGAGCTTTCATATTCGGCATCATCCCCTGTGATCCATACACATCTGTCCTTGAAGCTCCTGTCCCTCTTTTTGGGTAAGCTCAAATCAAGTGCCTCCATAGTTTCTTCAAACTGGTTTTCTTTGACAACGCTCCCTTCCTCAACTTTAAAGCAAATAGCTCCCCCTTTCCCTGGAAACTGATGAGACACCTCAGTGTCTGTTTCACTTGCCAGGTTTGTATGATCTCGAGTCCTAGCCATAAGGTTCTCCCTTATCACCGGTTCAATTTTAACCTTTTTTCCCAATTCCTGAGTGCTTGTTACAACAGCGTCATCGAATCCCACCATgacttcttctttctcctctttaaTACGCATGGCGAGATTGACGTCAAAGATCTTACAATCACTTGAAGACCTCATTACTTGGGTTGACAGACTCTGTCCCAGCACTGGTGACCTCGTCAAGAGATCAGAAAGACCCTCTTCCATGCCTGTCTTTTGGATTGCTGGATTGTTTATTTTTGACAAGGAATTATTGGGCTCCATTTTAAAGACTAAAACACAGTATTGTGTTTGAGAACCCTATCTTGACTGGCTTCTTTGCTAATCGCAAAGTATTACAGCTCTGAACATCAGGTGCCTCTTTGACATCTATGTTCATATCACTCCACCGCGAAATACAACAGCCAGTGTTGTCCGATATATCCATATAAACCTTTCCAGAGTTTTCTTTGGCtctcaagatttttttttatttttaatatataaAATCCAGAGGCATTAGGTGTTGAGTGCTTTGGTTATACTAAGAGAGTGTTTCAGATTGCACGGTGATCTGCAACACCTCTACCGATGTAAAGTGTTGCTGCCACTGAAAATTCTGCCTCTTCTGTAACCTCATCTCCAGGAGAGGACTTCCAACTGAAGCAACAGCCGTTTGACATCTAGGCCAAGGCCTCTCCGAAGGGACATCCTGTGACTTCTGAATGATGTCCATTGGCCCCTTTTGGATATCAGCAGGCTGTGCCATCTCTGGTTGGTTTAGGTCACCATTCCTTAACACCCCTGTAGTAACTTATTGGTTCCATTCAAAACTGTGCCCATGAATCTGAAAAGTCAGAAAAGATGAACTTTTTTTATAGCATTGCAAAACTGTGCCAGGTCAATAAAGCTGGTGCTCGCAACAAACTTTACAGTTATTCACATACTTCATTACAGATCATCTAAAGCTACTGATTTTCTGAAGATAACCCCTTCTAATGTACCATCTATTAAGGCACtgtatataaaaatgtatatcaataaaaGTTAAATGGGCTTACTGACAAAAAAACGAATCTAAAATTGATATATTTGTAAGAGCAACATTATGTGGCACACTCGTAGAAAGTAATTTTATAGGGCGTgccatttttgttttctttcaacaAAAGATAAATCATAAGTAGCCCATTAAGCAGACGAAAGCTGAGAGATAGCACAGGTTCAGGAAGCATTAGTTGACAGAGTAATGTGGTCTCCCTGCTGAGAAAAATGGCTATATTGTAATATACATCGCATTCTAATAAGTCTTAGAATAAGGGGTTACCGGCTATTGGTCGTGGCCTAAACCTGGTACAATTCTGAATCGTTGTGTAGCCTCCGTTTTATATATTAGTTAGCCAACATAATTAGTTACAACAACATGGTAATATGATAGCCTATATGTTATTGTGAGCGCACAAGGCCACTTCCACAGCCTTTAATGTGAAAATACCTGCCTACTCAATGGTACAATGGTTTCCTGGTTTCATCAGGCTAAATGCAAGCGACACCAACATGATCGCAGAATTATGAAACTCTTTCTGGAGAAAATATAAATTTTAACTCTAACAGAGAAGGTGTCCTGTTACATGGCATCACTTATTATGCCAATACATTCTACAAAATCAATCAAGGTAAGCATCATAAATAAATCGTAACAAGGTAATAACTGCCCAAATAGTTTACTGtgtatttagtttttctccTGTAGCCTAAAGGAGTGGATGTTTAATAGACTATGCATCTCGATTTTAGCTCAAATTTTgggaaatgtgtatgtttgtgggtcACACAGTGCAAATTGAGAGTGCCGAATAGACAGAATTGCTGTCAAACAATAGGGTTTCACAGTCATGACTCAAAGGTCTGTCACCACAACGAATGTTTCTGGCTGGCTTCCTTACAGTTAAAAGTGAAAGGAAATTGTCTGAACAGTTCCAGTATCAGCTGGTAGCCTAATTAACTAAATAATCCAGCAGTCATCTGGCAAAATGACAGGCGAGGATACCACGTGGATTCAGTCGAGCCTAACAGCAAGAAATGTTACACTATTCTTTGCTAGCATTAGGTTATGCACAGACAATTGGACACAGACTGACTAATCATAGCTAAAAGGGTAGTCTACGTCGTGCACACCTACACGTTTGATCTGCTGAGGGTTCGAGTGACATTGTAACATTGTAGCCTATAGCCTCGCCTTAGCCTTTCACAGACTCCGGTCATGTTCACTATCGACCCAATCAAAACCTGCTGGCGACTAACTATCTTCATTGATACTTGATACGATTATCATCGTAACTGGCGCTGGGTTTGAGTTTAGATCTCGATCATGTATAAAGGAAACACAGCTAATTCGCCTAGGTAAAGAAGGCGACATGGACAGACGCCATTACGAGTCGGAGGTCCGATCCCATTTCAGGTTTTCACCTGAAACAGCACATGACTATTTGTGCATCTCACTCGAACCCGAGATATTGAATAATTACAACAAGACCATTATTCGATTCCTATAATTCTCACATGAGTTACATATTCCACAATTTGTGTTGCTTTCGGAATGTGGCCACCACAGACATTACACTCGGACCTTCAACCAGCCATTTTATGTGCAGCCTACCAAGGGTTCGAGCCGGTGGGAACGTTTGCTACACAGCTCGATCCGAACCCGCGTTTGTAACTTTCTAACCCATCGC
The DNA window shown above is from Clupea harengus chromosome 11, Ch_v2.0.2, whole genome shotgun sequence and carries:
- the LOC105894967 gene encoding sialidase; the protein is MEPNNSLSKINNPAIQKTGMEEGLSDLLTRSPVLGQSLSTQVMRSSSDCKIFDVNLAMRIKEEKEEVMVGFDDAVVTSTQELGKKVKIEPVIRENLMARTRDHTNLASETDTEVSHQFPGKGGAICFKVEEGSVVKENQFEETMEALDLSLPKKRDRSFKDRCVWITGDDAEYESSLLMEVDEIADIRTEPEVEEDDDSSCELGEMQWVNIQVSDHTSLSAPLDGAIAEDVLLIDIQGVPYTLTPDGTKVPQMDTEEHTELSDSTLIVDKDQPCSSSTVTEVVLSKKNVSHSSVFLGNLSSTIPAHETSAGIQHTAVKSSPVLSNLSQLSVLPALSSLPSQPIQVMANSTSNTPILLLPSSQLQAASSSSGEANPRLMALSLPLTLAQNAQSTPMFLVLSSLPVSSTQTSVTQFPVLNASSGQLSQISSMSSVALPLGSSVMASNLPVVNLSGSNKLASPSSIPATVSPAGASNVSSTSHTRHVNADKSDSWTPKSFREALLRPTPSPESRRVQSPELPPTSCSSPKNPGPSSPVVTSDLSEPQSPKAKLLPKPEEESVPISENASDSASSQDEQVSSSSPTPPLSPSGNPIFPTNQPNDLSPSSPSTCPRRILYCRYCPRVFYYLSDLERHSITHSQNKPHVCSLCDKAFKRSSHLERHKHIHTGQRNFMCSICNKRFREAGELLRHQRVHTGEKPFQCSLCHMRFAERNTLRRHTKRKHQGHELEAMESDGGREGASQALVLVQQESAEWYSSAMPEQDSDSDLDKDGE